From a single Lolium rigidum isolate FL_2022 chromosome 7, APGP_CSIRO_Lrig_0.1, whole genome shotgun sequence genomic region:
- the LOC124672916 gene encoding probable amidase At4g34880 yields MAWLRLQAVAAVLALVVGAGVSHGFEFQEATVEAIHLGFTNGSLTSAALVQFYLDQISRLNPLLRAVIEVNPDALLQARAADAQRAASGGHLIGALDGIPVLLKDNIATRDKLNTTVGSFALVGSVVRRDAGVVTRLRRAGAVVLGKANPSEWCNIRRVDNGWSARGGQTVNPYARSSTPCGSSAGSGVAAAANMAAVTLGTETDGSILCPSSFNSVVGIKPTVGLTSRYGVVPISPRQDTVGPMCRTVSDAVKVLDTIVGYDAFDAAATGAASKYIPSGGYMQFLKKDGLRGKRIGVLNGFFQKSGETQLRVYNQHFTTMRKHGAVVIENLDVATNLTALLADIGANEWIAILAEFKLCLNAYLANLRTSPVRSLADIIAFNNAHPVEERLEDFGQGNLIAAEKTQGIGSVERAAIQRLEELSANGLEKLMKEKQLDAIVTPDTSASSLLAIAGHPAIVVPAGYAEAGVPFGICFGGLHGYEPRLIEMAYAFEQATKVRKQPKCAPASEAAKTRFVH; encoded by the exons ATGGCGTGGCTGCGGCTGCAAGCTGTCGCCGCCGTCTTGGCCCTGGTCGTAGGCGCCGGCGTGTCACACGGCTTCGAGTTCCAGGAGGCCACCGTGGAGGCCATCCACCTCGGCTTCACCAACGGCAGCCTCACCTCAGCGGCGCTCGTCCAGTTCTACCTGGACCAGATCAGTCGCCTCAATCCGCTGCTGCGTGCCGTCATCGAGGTCAACCCGGACGCGCTCCTGCAGGCGCGAGCCGCCGATGCTCAACGCGCGGCCTCCGGCGGCCACCTAATCGGTGCCCTGGACGGTATCCCCGTCCTTCTCAAGGACAACATCGCGACCCGCGATAAACTCAACACCACGGTCGGCTCCTTCGCTCTCGTCGGCTCCGTGGTCAGGCGGGACGCCGGTGTGGTCACCCGGCTCCGGCGTGCCGGCGCCGTCGTGCTCGGCAAAGCTAACCCCTCCGAGTGGTGCAACATCCGCCGCGTCGACAACGGGTGGAGCGCCCGTGGCGGCCAGACGGTG AACCCGTACGCCCGGTCGTCCACCCCATGCGGTTCGAGCGCGGGCTCCGGcgtcgcggcggcggcgaacATGGCTGCGGTGACGCTGGGCACGGAGACCGACGGCTCCATACTCTGCCCGTCATCGTTCAACTCGGTGGTCGGGATCAAGCCCACTGTCGGGCTCACCAGCCGGTACGGTGTGGTTCCCATCAGCCCTAGGCAGGACACCGTCGg ACCGATGTGCCGGACGGTATCAGACGCAGTGAAGGTGTTGGACACCATTGTCGGCTACGACGCGTTCGACGCCGCGGCCACCGGAGCGGCATCCAAGTACATCCCATCTGGGGGATACATGCAGTTCTTGAAGAAAGATGGGCTGAGAGGCAAGAGAATCGGCGTCCTCAATGGCTTCTTCCAAAAAAGCGGGGAGACGCAATTGAGGGTGTACAACCAGCACTTCACCACAATGAG GAAACATGGAGCCGTGGTGATCGAGAACCTTGACGTCGCGACCAATTTGACTGCTCTGTTGGCTGATATTGGCGCCAACGAGTGGATCGCCATACTAGCAGAGTTCAAGCTATGCCTGAACGCGTACTTGGCAAACTTGCGGACCTCCCCTGTCCGTTCCCTTGCAGACATCATAGCTTTCAACAATGCGCACCCCGTAGAG GAGAGGCTAGAAGATTTCGGGCAGGGCAACCTTATCGCGGCCGAGAAGACACAAGGCATTGGATCCGTGGAGAGAGCTGCGATACAACGGCTGGAGGAGCTGTCCGCTAATGGGCTAGAGAAGCTAATGAAGGAGAAGCAGCTCGACGCGATCGTGACGCCCGACACTTCCGCTTCCAGCCTTCTCGCCATCGCCGGCCACCCAGCCATTGTTGTGCCTGCGGGGTACGCCGAGGCGGGGGTGCCCTTCGGCATATGCTTTGGCGGCCTGCACGGGTACGAGCCAAGACTGATCGAGATGGCTTATGCTTTCGAGCAGGCTACCAAGGTAAGAAAGCAACCAAAGTGTGCGCCCGCTTCCGAGGCGGCTAAAACGAGATTCGTCCATTAG